A single region of the Xylanibacillus composti genome encodes:
- a CDS encoding redox-sensing transcriptional repressor Rex, with amino-acid sequence MKGPKISEAVVRRLPIYLRYLNELALSEVQTVSSQALGQKLDLNPAQIRKDLAYFGEFGKKGIGYDVGYLIEKIRHILKLDQMIHVALVGAGNLGQALSNYNKYLQDNMKIVCIFDASPAKIGTTINNIEVQPIGALQQVVQEMGVRVGIITVPASEAQNVANRFVQAGVEAILNFAPAILKVPSEVRVHYADFTTELHSLAYYLD; translated from the coding sequence ATGAAAGGACCGAAAATATCAGAAGCGGTTGTCAGAAGACTGCCCATCTACTTGCGTTACTTGAATGAGCTTGCGCTGTCGGAAGTACAAACTGTCTCTTCACAAGCGCTGGGCCAGAAGCTTGATCTCAATCCAGCGCAAATCCGCAAGGATCTGGCCTATTTCGGTGAATTTGGCAAGAAGGGGATCGGCTATGATGTGGGGTATTTGATAGAGAAAATACGTCATATACTGAAGCTGGACCAAATGATCCATGTTGCTTTGGTTGGCGCAGGCAATTTGGGTCAGGCCTTAAGCAATTACAACAAGTATTTGCAGGACAACATGAAGATTGTTTGCATCTTTGACGCCTCGCCTGCCAAGATTGGCACGACGATCAACAATATCGAGGTGCAGCCGATCGGGGCGCTGCAGCAAGTTGTGCAAGAGATGGGAGTGCGAGTCGGGATCATAACCGTGCCTGCTTCAGAGGCGCAAAATGTTGCAAACCGTTTTGTGCAAGCTGGAGTCGAGGCAATCCTTAACTTTGCGCCCGCTATTCTGAAGGTGCCTTCCGAAGTACGGGTTCATTATGCGGATTTCACGACAGAGCTTCATAGTCTGGCATATTATCTGGATTAG
- a CDS encoding inorganic phosphate transporter, whose amino-acid sequence MLEGFSLLVIIVIIMALVFDFTNGWNDSANAIATVVGTRVLKPLPAVLLAAVLNLAGAFAFTAVAKMISQGIVDPQHITLYVVVALLAGSITWNILMTLIGMPISASHSLIGGIIGAAVAHGGFGILIMSGVQKVLIAMLVSPIIGAVLAYLIMKLLLIIVGGVQPSKVKKSFGILQLVSVSWMAFSHGSSDAQKAMGIIMMALVAGGVGGITMDDPIPFWVITSCGLAIAFGTAIGGWKVIKTLGMRLSKLEPIHGFAAETAAAMILTTVSKIGIPVSSTHTITGAIIGVGMTGRLSSVRWGIAGKIVSAWIFTLPGTALIAFLSYKLLVAIGIAG is encoded by the coding sequence ATGCTTGAAGGTTTCAGTTTACTGGTAATCATTGTCATCATCATGGCGCTGGTATTTGACTTTACGAACGGCTGGAACGATTCAGCCAATGCAATTGCAACAGTAGTAGGCACACGGGTACTGAAGCCATTGCCTGCCGTTCTATTGGCGGCAGTGCTCAACTTGGCGGGGGCCTTCGCCTTCACCGCTGTAGCGAAGATGATCAGCCAAGGCATCGTGGATCCGCAGCATATTACCCTTTACGTCGTCGTCGCTCTCCTGGCAGGTTCAATCACCTGGAATATTCTTATGACGTTGATTGGCATGCCGATCAGCGCCTCCCATTCCTTGATTGGCGGTATTATAGGAGCCGCAGTCGCACACGGCGGGTTCGGCATCTTGATCATGAGCGGAGTACAAAAGGTATTGATTGCCATGCTGGTTTCTCCGATTATCGGTGCGGTGCTCGCTTACTTGATTATGAAGCTGCTCCTTATCATTGTAGGCGGCGTCCAGCCATCCAAGGTGAAGAAATCATTCGGCATCCTTCAGCTTGTATCCGTTTCGTGGATGGCCTTCAGCCACGGCAGCTCCGATGCCCAGAAAGCGATGGGCATCATCATGATGGCGCTGGTCGCCGGAGGAGTCGGCGGCATTACCATGGACGATCCGATTCCTTTCTGGGTCATTACATCTTGCGGTCTGGCTATTGCGTTCGGAACGGCGATCGGTGGTTGGAAAGTTATCAAGACGTTGGGAATGCGCCTTAGCAAGCTGGAGCCGATTCACGGCTTTGCTGCAGAAACTGCGGCAGCTATGATTCTGACAACCGTATCCAAAATCGGCATCCCGGTCAGCTCCACACATACGATCACCGGCGCCATTATCGGCGTAGGGATGACCGGAAGGTTAAGCTCGGTACGGTGGGGCATTGCCGGCAAAATCGTCTCGGCTTGGATCTTTACATTGCCGGGCACTGCTTTAATCGCTTTTCTGTCGTACAAGCTGTTGGTTGCTATCGGTATAGCGGGATAA
- a CDS encoding DUF47 domain-containing protein produces MLVFRKKDDVNFLNLMIKSAENCVKGSHLLRQALMGEKEPSAYLQSMKELEDAGDSYTHELFKGLNQVFITPLDREDIMELAVRMDDVMDGMEASLARFDYLSVSFSDDYMKQFSEVLVSQCEHMLQAFKLLSKKKYMQIHEHTLHINSLENEGDRLMREGIREIFKNPKDPYHDFKLKEIYERLEETTDACEDVADILESVVLRYA; encoded by the coding sequence ATGCTCGTATTTCGGAAAAAGGACGATGTGAATTTCCTCAACCTGATGATTAAGTCCGCAGAAAACTGCGTTAAGGGCTCGCATTTGTTGAGACAAGCCTTGATGGGCGAAAAGGAGCCGTCCGCTTACCTGCAGTCCATGAAGGAACTGGAGGATGCCGGAGATTCCTACACCCATGAATTGTTCAAGGGGCTTAACCAGGTGTTTATTACGCCATTGGATCGCGAAGATATTATGGAACTGGCGGTCCGGATGGACGATGTCATGGATGGCATGGAGGCTTCTCTAGCGCGCTTCGACTACTTGAGCGTTTCCTTCAGCGATGATTACATGAAGCAGTTCTCCGAGGTGCTCGTCTCGCAGTGCGAGCATATGCTGCAAGCGTTCAAGCTGCTGAGCAAGAAAAAGTACATGCAAATACACGAGCATACTTTACATATCAACAGCCTTGAAAATGAGGGCGATCGCTTGATGCGTGAAGGCATCCGTGAAATCTTCAAAAATCCAAAAGACCCTTACCACGACTTCAAGCTGAAAGAAATCTATGAAAGGCTGGAAGAAACTACCGATGCTTGCGAAGACGTAGCTGACATCCTGGAAAGCGTGGTACTTCGCTATGCTTGA
- a CDS encoding amidohydrolase: MAKLLIKNGTFITMNSDDCVLQGSMAVEEDRITYLGSGVPDGEFDTVIDGTYRVYMPGFVNTHGHAAMSLLRGYADDLALQVWLEEKMWPNEAKFTAEDVKWGTMLSAAEMLLSGTTAFVDMYDHMDQVAAVVEQSGMRGCLTRGMIGLVPPDVQRAKLDEATAFVSAWHGKADGRITTMMSPHAPYTCPPEFIANIVQAAHELDQPIHIHMSETAREVAQNVEQYGERPVRHLEKLGVFSRPCLVAHGVHLTDEEISILAKYDVRVSHNPGSNLKLASGIARVPELLQAGVLVSLGTDSSASNNNLDLLEEVRLAALLHKGTTGDPTAVPAMEALRMGTVYGARSIWLDDVGTLEIGQKADFISINPERLHYYPNTNFVSHLVYAANSSDVMDVWVNGKQLVKDRELLTLDEEQIKHQFTACYERVIGK; encoded by the coding sequence ATGGCGAAATTGTTGATCAAAAATGGGACCTTTATTACGATGAATAGCGACGATTGTGTTCTCCAGGGATCGATGGCCGTGGAAGAGGATCGTATCACATATTTGGGAAGCGGCGTGCCGGATGGCGAGTTTGACACAGTGATTGACGGTACATATAGAGTCTACATGCCCGGTTTTGTAAATACACATGGCCATGCCGCAATGTCCTTGCTTCGGGGCTACGCAGATGATCTGGCTCTTCAAGTATGGCTGGAGGAAAAAATGTGGCCCAACGAGGCGAAATTTACAGCGGAGGACGTCAAGTGGGGGACGATGCTCTCTGCCGCAGAGATGCTGTTAAGCGGCACAACCGCCTTCGTCGACATGTATGACCATATGGACCAGGTGGCTGCGGTTGTGGAACAGTCCGGCATGCGCGGCTGCCTGACGAGGGGCATGATTGGTCTAGTGCCGCCAGACGTGCAGCGGGCGAAGCTCGATGAGGCAACTGCCTTCGTCAGTGCGTGGCACGGGAAAGCAGACGGGCGCATCACTACGATGATGTCTCCGCATGCTCCATACACTTGTCCTCCGGAATTTATAGCCAACATTGTGCAAGCTGCGCATGAGCTGGATCAGCCGATACACATTCACATGTCGGAAACGGCGAGAGAAGTGGCGCAAAATGTCGAACAGTACGGCGAGCGTCCGGTGCGTCACCTTGAGAAACTGGGTGTGTTCAGTCGGCCGTGTCTGGTTGCCCATGGCGTTCATTTAACCGATGAGGAAATCTCTATATTGGCCAAGTATGACGTGCGTGTCTCTCACAATCCGGGCAGCAACCTGAAGCTGGCCAGCGGAATTGCCCGCGTGCCAGAACTGCTGCAAGCAGGCGTCCTCGTATCGCTCGGCACCGATAGCTCGGCAAGCAACAACAATTTGGACCTGCTGGAAGAGGTGCGGCTTGCCGCCCTGCTTCATAAGGGAACAACGGGCGACCCTACGGCTGTACCTGCTATGGAAGCTTTGAGGATGGGGACCGTATATGGAGCAAGGTCAATCTGGCTGGATGATGTAGGGACCTTGGAGATCGGCCAAAAAGCAGATTTTATCTCGATAAACCCGGAGAGATTGCATTACTACCCGAATACAAATTTCGTTTCGCATCTCGTCTATGCAGCGAATTCCTCAGATGTGATGGACGTTTGGGTCAATGGCAAGCAGTTGGTGAAAGATCGGGAGCTATTGACGTTGGATGAGGAACAGATCAAGCACCAATTTACTGCTTGCTATGAACGTGTGATCGGCAAATGA
- a CDS encoding cell wall elongation regulator TseB-like domain-containing protein, with the protein MNERWKVWSAVIAAAAAILFAVVWYYNLIQRPLWDEQQAARKLALEQTPITEITSIETFSGAESYQIVFGTDEAGTEWIVWAGKEELHAEKADDGWARNQIRLMMQENEPEAELIRIVPGVWKDEYVWEVYYLKRESRGKRHYYDYYRFSDGEKLTTLRLSLIPD; encoded by the coding sequence ATGAATGAACGCTGGAAGGTATGGTCGGCCGTTATCGCAGCTGCAGCCGCGATACTCTTCGCAGTCGTCTGGTATTATAACTTGATTCAAAGGCCGCTCTGGGACGAACAGCAGGCGGCGAGAAAGCTGGCGCTAGAGCAGACCCCCATTACGGAAATCACTTCAATAGAAACCTTCTCCGGGGCGGAATCCTATCAGATCGTATTCGGTACAGACGAAGCGGGCACCGAGTGGATCGTATGGGCGGGCAAAGAGGAGCTTCATGCGGAAAAGGCCGATGATGGATGGGCGAGGAACCAGATTCGTCTGATGATGCAGGAGAACGAGCCGGAAGCCGAGCTCATTCGCATCGTTCCCGGCGTATGGAAGGATGAATATGTGTGGGAGGTTTATTACCTGAAGCGGGAAAGCAGAGGGAAGCGCCATTATTACGACTATTACCGCTTTTCGGACGGGGAGAAGCTCACGACACTTCGCCTAAGCCTCATCCCGGACTGA
- a CDS encoding AAA family ATPase, with the protein MSKWGKEIAIGVVPVVLVFLLFIGLNIVPILLAGLFIGALVFMARARGMIGVGSKNHDKPKKPSYMTFDEIGGQDRAKQELREALDFLIKREEMQKLGIRPLKGILLTGPPGTGKTLLAKAAAHYTDSAFVSASGSEFVEMYVGVGASRVRELFKEARTRAAKENKDSAVIFIDEIDVIGGKRDGGQHREYDQTLNQLLTEMDGMNTTDSPRIFLMAATNRKEMLDSALLRPGRFDRHIAVDLPDKKGRLHILKLHAKNKPLDEGIDLEKVAEESFQFSGAQLESVMNEAAIYALRDEASAIGQRHLDMAIDKVMMGEKTDRETTKEERERVAIHELGHAISAELVRPGAVSQVALSPRGQALGYVRHHPQKEHYLYTKSFLEEQIMIALGGAAAEEIFYGGRSTGSRNDFEQAIRIVQTMIESGLTELGIVHPDMLTKEDWMRENKRILDDLFSRTRRMLEERRDVFEHSLAIVIREETLSGEQFRSLMADAAATRQPVSAS; encoded by the coding sequence ATGAGTAAATGGGGAAAAGAGATTGCGATTGGTGTCGTGCCGGTCGTTTTGGTTTTTTTGCTGTTTATCGGGTTGAATATAGTCCCTATTTTGCTTGCTGGCTTGTTTATTGGGGCCTTGGTGTTTATGGCGCGGGCAAGAGGAATGATAGGAGTCGGGTCGAAAAATCATGACAAGCCGAAGAAGCCTTCTTATATGACCTTTGATGAGATAGGCGGGCAGGATCGGGCGAAGCAGGAGTTGAGAGAAGCTCTTGATTTTCTGATTAAGCGCGAGGAGATGCAAAAACTGGGCATTCGCCCTTTGAAAGGCATTCTGCTTACAGGGCCTCCCGGAACAGGGAAGACTTTGCTGGCCAAGGCCGCAGCGCACTATACCGATTCGGCGTTCGTCTCTGCGTCAGGCAGTGAATTCGTGGAAATGTATGTCGGCGTTGGTGCCAGCCGTGTGCGGGAACTGTTCAAGGAAGCGCGCACGCGCGCTGCGAAGGAGAACAAGGATAGCGCAGTTATTTTTATTGACGAGATTGATGTCATTGGCGGCAAGCGGGACGGCGGCCAGCATCGGGAATACGATCAGACCTTGAATCAATTGCTTACGGAAATGGACGGCATGAACACAACGGATTCACCGCGTATCTTCTTGATGGCAGCCACTAACCGCAAGGAAATGCTGGACAGCGCTTTGCTGCGCCCGGGCAGATTTGACCGTCACATTGCGGTAGACCTCCCGGACAAAAAGGGACGTCTGCATATTCTCAAGCTTCATGCCAAGAACAAGCCGCTGGATGAAGGCATTGATTTGGAGAAAGTGGCAGAGGAGTCGTTCCAGTTTTCCGGCGCTCAGCTGGAAAGCGTCATGAATGAAGCAGCCATTTATGCGTTGCGCGACGAGGCTTCGGCCATCGGGCAGCGGCATCTTGATATGGCGATTGATAAGGTCATGATGGGCGAGAAAACGGATCGCGAAACGACGAAGGAAGAGCGGGAACGTGTCGCGATTCATGAATTGGGACACGCTATCTCTGCTGAGCTTGTACGCCCGGGCGCTGTTTCTCAGGTAGCTCTGAGTCCGCGCGGGCAAGCGCTTGGTTACGTCAGGCATCATCCGCAGAAGGAGCATTACTTGTATACGAAATCATTCCTGGAAGAGCAAATTATGATCGCTTTGGGCGGCGCAGCGGCGGAGGAGATTTTCTATGGCGGGCGAAGCACTGGCTCGCGCAATGACTTTGAGCAGGCGATTCGCATCGTGCAGACGATGATCGAATCCGGGCTTACAGAGCTCGGCATCGTGCATCCGGACATGTTGACGAAGGAGGACTGGATGCGCGAGAATAAACGGATTCTGGACGATTTGTTCAGCCGTACGCGCCGGATGCTGGAGGAGCGCCGCGACGTATTTGAGCATTCTTTGGCGATAGTAATTCGTGAGGAAACTTTATCTGGCGAGCAGTTCCGCAGCTTGATGGCAGATGCTGCGGCAACGAGACAACCCGTTTCAGCATCCTAA
- a CDS encoding 3-hydroxyacyl-CoA dehydrogenase family protein, which translates to MQLFKRIGVIGAGTMGQGIAEMLSAKGLDVLLVERSQERLDWAWESIQISLDKQIEKWAITETEKKLVLSRIDRIADWSELSSCDMVIETITEDLEMKKQVFAQLDQVCREDAIIASNTSTLSLTELASKTARPERIIGMHFLHPVAKINLVEIIRGLHTTDKTFQLTKQFVEEVIQKQGILVYESPGFVTTRLICTLINEALHTLSEGVASAEDIDAAMRIGYDFHHGPLEMADRFGLDAVLAAMERMFREFGEIKYRPSFLLKKMVRGGKLGVKTGEGFFRYDKDGDRL; encoded by the coding sequence ATGCAATTATTTAAGCGCATTGGGGTCATTGGAGCCGGCACGATGGGGCAGGGCATTGCCGAAATGCTGTCAGCGAAAGGGCTGGATGTCTTGCTTGTAGAGAGATCGCAGGAAAGGCTGGACTGGGCCTGGGAATCTATTCAGATAAGCTTGGACAAGCAAATTGAGAAATGGGCCATTACCGAGACCGAGAAGAAGCTGGTCCTGTCCAGAATTGATCGAATTGCGGATTGGAGCGAGCTGTCCTCTTGCGACATGGTGATCGAAACCATTACGGAAGATTTGGAAATGAAGAAGCAGGTTTTTGCCCAGCTGGATCAGGTTTGCCGGGAGGATGCCATTATTGCCAGCAACACCTCTACCTTGAGCTTGACTGAGCTGGCGAGTAAAACGGCAAGGCCGGAGCGAATTATCGGCATGCATTTTCTGCATCCGGTTGCCAAGATCAATCTCGTCGAAATCATACGCGGTCTACATACAACGGACAAAACGTTCCAGTTAACGAAGCAGTTCGTGGAGGAAGTCATTCAAAAACAAGGGATTCTTGTGTATGAATCGCCGGGCTTTGTCACCACCCGGTTGATATGCACATTGATCAACGAGGCTCTCCATACGTTGAGCGAAGGGGTGGCATCAGCCGAAGATATTGATGCGGCGATGCGAATCGGGTACGATTTTCACCATGGCCCGCTGGAAATGGCTGACCGCTTCGGTCTGGATGCCGTGCTGGCAGCCATGGAGCGCATGTTCCGTGAATTCGGGGAAATTAAATATCGGCCTTCTTTCTTGCTGAAAAAGATGGTTCGGGGCGGCAAGCTTGGCGTCAAGACGGGAGAAGGATTTTTCAGGTATGACAAGGATGGTGATCGGCTGTGA
- a CDS encoding acetate kinase has translation MKILVINAGSSSLKYQFYDMKDETVLAKGRVERIGFETSILVHEPSGKPDVRHVSEILDHTTAVRHLLDQLVHPDHGVIASIADIDAVGHRVVHGGESFSESVIVDDQVKREIRNLFDLAPLHNPAHMMGINAVELNMPDVPQVVVFDTAFHQSMPPKTYLYPIPMVLYRKHKIRRYGFHGTSHMYVSDRAAAFLGKPLDQLKMITCHIGNGASCTAILEGKSYDTSMGMTPLEGLMMGTRSGDLDPAVVPLAMAKHDLNVSEVNSMLNKHSGLQAVSGLSSDMREIIEAMQAGDKQAALAFEMYEYRIRKYIGSYAAAMNGVDAVVFTAGVGENAALLRERICEQLSYLGVELDRERNNEQSSSDRRITTEQSRVQVLVIPTNEELVIARDTYRLVNNRGDERGE, from the coding sequence GTGAAGATACTGGTCATTAATGCGGGCAGTTCCTCATTGAAATATCAGTTTTACGATATGAAGGATGAGACAGTATTGGCCAAGGGCAGAGTCGAACGCATCGGATTTGAGACATCGATTCTCGTTCATGAGCCTTCGGGGAAGCCCGATGTTCGGCATGTGAGCGAGATATTGGACCATACAACAGCCGTGCGCCACTTGCTGGATCAACTGGTGCATCCGGATCACGGCGTCATTGCCTCCATCGCTGACATTGATGCCGTGGGGCACCGTGTCGTGCATGGCGGCGAGAGTTTTTCGGAATCGGTCATTGTGGATGATCAGGTGAAGCGAGAAATTCGGAATTTGTTCGATCTTGCGCCGCTTCATAATCCGGCCCATATGATGGGCATCAATGCGGTTGAATTGAATATGCCGGATGTTCCCCAAGTCGTAGTGTTCGACACGGCCTTTCACCAGAGCATGCCGCCGAAAACCTACCTTTACCCAATTCCGATGGTGCTGTACCGCAAGCATAAGATTAGACGATACGGGTTCCACGGCACATCGCATATGTATGTGAGCGATCGGGCAGCCGCCTTTCTGGGCAAGCCGCTGGATCAGCTGAAGATGATCACATGCCATATTGGCAATGGCGCAAGCTGTACGGCCATCCTGGAAGGCAAATCCTACGATACAAGCATGGGGATGACACCTTTGGAAGGCTTAATGATGGGGACGAGAAGCGGTGATCTTGATCCGGCCGTAGTGCCCTTAGCTATGGCAAAGCACGATCTGAACGTCAGCGAGGTCAATTCGATGCTCAACAAGCATAGCGGATTGCAGGCCGTTTCCGGTTTGAGCTCCGATATGCGGGAAATTATTGAGGCGATGCAAGCCGGTGACAAGCAGGCCGCGCTCGCTTTCGAAATGTATGAGTACCGGATTCGCAAATATATCGGCAGCTATGCAGCCGCCATGAACGGGGTAGATGCTGTCGTCTTTACAGCGGGAGTTGGCGAGAATGCGGCCCTGCTTCGCGAGCGCATTTGCGAACAGCTGTCTTATCTGGGCGTGGAACTGGATAGGGAACGGAACAACGAGCAATCATCTTCGGATCGGCGTATAACTACGGAGCAATCGCGGGTGCAGGTATTGGTCATTCCGACGAATGAAGAGCTTGTTATTGCAAGAGATACGTATCGACTGGTCAACAACAGAGGAGACGAAAGAGGAGAATAA
- a CDS encoding DnaD domain protein codes for MGAAFHEGVALAYGDGVVNVPYSLLRYYHKLGLGETEMMLLLQLLAFKEKELNAFPTPDELSERMGLPLDAIAGTLGRLVKQGWLFIEEKIDPASGVQSECYSLTPLYRRLAETLLAEQEQHAAVDMDLPAPETFGQRQSAASISMEATDAASASAAVAEKDVYFIFEKEFARPLTPMEGETIAGWLDADGYPRELVLLALKEAVFAGKLNFRYIDRILLEWQRNRIRTAEQAKEFTKQFRSGR; via the coding sequence ATGGGAGCAGCATTTCATGAAGGTGTAGCACTTGCATATGGCGACGGAGTTGTGAATGTGCCTTACTCGCTTTTGCGCTATTATCACAAGCTCGGATTGGGAGAGACTGAGATGATGCTGCTTTTGCAGCTCCTTGCCTTCAAGGAGAAGGAGCTGAATGCATTCCCGACTCCGGACGAGCTGAGCGAACGAATGGGCTTGCCGCTCGATGCCATTGCCGGTACGCTGGGCCGACTTGTCAAGCAAGGGTGGCTGTTTATTGAGGAGAAGATTGATCCGGCCAGCGGAGTCCAATCGGAATGCTATTCTCTGACGCCGTTGTATAGGAGATTGGCTGAAACGCTTCTTGCGGAACAGGAACAGCATGCAGCTGTCGACATGGACTTGCCGGCGCCGGAAACATTCGGTCAACGTCAAAGTGCAGCAAGCATATCGATGGAAGCGACGGACGCAGCTTCTGCTTCTGCCGCGGTTGCGGAGAAGGACGTTTATTTTATATTCGAGAAAGAATTTGCACGGCCGCTCACACCGATGGAGGGAGAGACAATTGCTGGTTGGCTTGATGCGGATGGTTACCCCAGAGAGCTGGTGCTGCTTGCCTTGAAGGAGGCTGTTTTCGCCGGCAAGCTCAATTTTCGCTACATTGATCGGATCTTGCTGGAGTGGCAGCGGAACCGAATTCGTACGGCGGAGCAAGCGAAGGAATTTACAAAGCAGTTTCGCTCCGGACGCTAG
- a CDS encoding 4'-phosphopantetheinyl transferase family protein — MNIYAWRVSEMLEGRRYEQLCTLVTKERLERSGRFLREIDTCRSLMGEAMIRLVAAADLNLSLSSIRFQLGEYGKPEISGSNSYRFNLSHSGDWVVLFTTKDGSRIGIDVEQIGDMLWQVAESVLTDRELSDLRGHAAEQQPAYFYRLWTMKESYIKALGTGLSMPLKQFSILRTADGFAGRGAGAENFSFQAYELDDSHKLSACSEGALPSCWQLFDLQQFLTMNQLQHGGRA, encoded by the coding sequence ATGAACATTTATGCCTGGCGCGTGTCAGAGATGCTGGAGGGGAGAAGATACGAACAATTATGCACCCTTGTCACGAAGGAGCGGCTGGAGCGTTCCGGCCGTTTCTTGCGGGAGATCGATACGTGCCGTTCCTTGATGGGGGAAGCGATGATCCGCCTGGTTGCGGCAGCGGACTTGAATCTCTCCCTTTCATCTATTCGTTTTCAATTGGGGGAATACGGGAAACCGGAAATTTCCGGCAGCAATTCCTATCGCTTCAATCTATCTCATTCCGGCGATTGGGTGGTGCTGTTCACCACCAAGGACGGAAGCCGAATCGGCATTGATGTTGAGCAAATAGGCGACATGCTCTGGCAAGTTGCCGAAAGTGTCCTGACCGACCGGGAACTTTCGGATTTAAGAGGACACGCGGCAGAACAGCAGCCAGCGTATTTTTACCGATTGTGGACGATGAAAGAAAGTTACATTAAAGCGCTGGGGACTGGATTGTCCATGCCCTTGAAGCAGTTCTCGATACTAAGAACGGCTGACGGATTTGCAGGACGCGGTGCAGGAGCGGAAAACTTCTCATTCCAAGCTTATGAGCTGGATGACAGCCATAAGCTTTCCGCCTGCAGCGAAGGTGCGCTCCCGTCATGCTGGCAGTTGTTTGATCTGCAGCAATTTCTAACAATGAACCAGCTGCAGCATGGCGGGCGAGCGTAA
- the mtnB gene encoding methylthioribulose 1-phosphate dehydratase: protein MTTSYTAEDRQRVFAQLAADKAVLASKGWFPATSGNMSIRLGDEPASAAAPSFHFAITASGKDKSVNTPEDFLLVNEQGKPVETTSLRPSAETLIHCEIYRLTGCGAVYHVHTVYNNLISERFGDQGSVAIKGVELIKAFNIWEEDAEIHIPILPNYADIPKIAALVEGALNRAVPGILLRNHGIYAWGETPFEAKRHLEAFEFLFEYEYRRLALQA from the coding sequence ATGACCACATCATATACAGCAGAAGACCGGCAGCGAGTGTTTGCCCAGTTGGCCGCGGACAAGGCGGTGTTGGCCTCCAAAGGCTGGTTCCCCGCTACAAGCGGCAATATGTCCATTCGACTCGGCGATGAACCGGCGAGCGCTGCGGCGCCCTCCTTTCACTTCGCCATCACGGCCAGCGGAAAAGACAAATCAGTCAACACGCCTGAAGATTTCTTGCTTGTCAACGAGCAGGGGAAGCCCGTGGAAACCACCTCGCTAAGACCGTCTGCGGAAACGCTCATTCACTGTGAGATTTACCGCTTAACGGGCTGCGGTGCGGTGTATCACGTCCATACTGTCTACAACAACTTGATTTCCGAACGGTTCGGCGATCAAGGCAGCGTGGCCATCAAAGGGGTAGAGTTGATCAAGGCGTTCAACATTTGGGAGGAAGATGCGGAGATCCATATCCCGATTTTGCCCAACTATGCGGATATTCCCAAAATCGCAGCACTCGTAGAAGGGGCATTGAATCGGGCAGTACCCGGCATATTGCTTCGCAACCACGGTATATATGCTTGGGGAGAAACTCCCTTCGAAGCCAAACGTCATCTGGAAGCATTTGAATTTTTATTCGAATACGAGTATCGTCGTTTAGCACTTCAGGCTTAG